A genomic window from Vitis riparia cultivar Riparia Gloire de Montpellier isolate 1030 chromosome 18, EGFV_Vit.rip_1.0, whole genome shotgun sequence includes:
- the LOC117905658 gene encoding disease resistance protein RUN1-like, with protein sequence MASQISKTASSSSSSSMSPTSISKDEYDVFLSFSREDIGKSFADHLYAALVKKGLHPFREAIGKPESKEAISSESLMAIEKSKVFIVMFSKSYAQSRYNLDELVKIMECTQATRKVVVPVFYHVNPSDVRKQKRSYGEAFHDHDAKQEKEKIDNWRTALTEASKLKGYYHLDQDR encoded by the coding sequence ATGGCTTCCCAGATCAGTAAAACagcgtcttcttcttcttcttcttctatgtCTCCTACTTCCATCTCTAAAGATGAGTATGATGTCTTCTTGAGTTTCAGCCGGGAAGACATCGGCAAAAGTTTTGCTGATCATCTATATGCAGCTTTGGTTAAAAAAGGGCTTCATCCCTTTAGAGAAGCTATTGGAAAACCTGAAAGCAAAGAAGCTATTTCATCGGAATCCTTGATGGCTATTGAGAAATCGAAGGTTTTCATTGTAATGTTCTCCAAAAGCTATGCTCAATCCCGCTATAATTTGGATGAACTTGTCAAAATCATGGAGTGCACACAAGCAACGAGAAAAGTAGTTGTTCCAGTTTTCTATCATGTGAATCCATCTGATGTGCGGAAACAAAAGCGTAGTTATGGAGAAGCATTTCACGATCACGACGCAAAGCAGGAGAAGGAAAAGATAGACAATTGGAGGACCGCCTTGACGGAAGCAAGCAAATTAAAAGGATATTATCATCTTGATCAAGACCGGTAA